From the Ralstonia wenshanensis genome, the window TGCCTACCGACTCCAACGACTACTGGTTCCCGGCCAAGCGCTACGGCTGGGGATGGGGCTTACCTTCGCGTTGGCAGGGTTGGGCGGTACTCGTCATCTATGCCGTACTGCTGGGGGCTGGCATCGTGGGGCTGCACCCGGGGCAAACGCAGTCGAGCTTTGCGTTGTACGTGCTGGGCGTGACAGCGCTGCTGTTACTGGTCTGCTGGTGGAAGGGAGAGCCGCCACGCTGGCGTTGGGGGCGGGACTGAGCGGTCTACTTGCCCATCAACTGCGCAGATACGGGCCGACCCGTTTCTCCAGCAAGGCGACGAGTTCCGATTGCATGAACACGTAGTCGTCGGGGATATCCAGGCACACGACGCGCTTGCCGCGTAGCCGCGCACCAAATCGTTGCGACAGGCGCTGCCGGTGGCCGCGTTCCATGACGAAAATCACTTCGGCCCAGTCGAGTTGATCGGCGTCGAGTTGCACGTCTGCGTCGGGAGCCAAGCCCGCAGAATCTGTCTCGACGTTTGGCCACCTGGCGAAGACCGCTTCCGCCGTCGGGCTACGTAGCCGATTGCGGCTGCAGATGAAGAGCACACGCATCGGGCTAAACCGATGCCTGCAGCGCCGCCGCTATCGACGCCCGATAGCCCTCCGGCATATTCGTCGGCAACGCATCCGGCGCAAACCCCCCAAGGCGCTTGTGCTCATGACTGACGGTGGGTTCAAAAGGGCCCACCAGCGCGCACGCGTACGTGGCAATGAACACATGCTTGCCCGGCACGACTTCGAACAGATACGTGTCGATCGGGTCGCCCACTTCCACCCGCACGTTCAACTCTTCGGCAATCTCGCGTATCAGGCAGTCGGCCGAGGACTCGCCCCGTTCAATGCGGCCACCCGGCAGCTCCCATTCTTCGCGCTCATTGAGCAGTAGGACGACCTCGCCGGTGGGCACGCGCAGGACGCCTTTGATGGAGACGGGGTAGGTAGACATGGCGGTCACTTGCCGATGCAGAACCGACTAAAAATCACCCCCAGCAAGTCATCACTCGAAAACGCCCCCGTGATGCTGTTCAACGCCTCCTGCGCAAGCCGTAATTCTTCGGCAAACAGGTCCAGCGATTGCGCTTGCTGATCGGCATGCTCCGCCGCTGTGGCCAGATGTTCGCGGGCCGTGCGCAGTGCGGCGAGATGGCGCTCACGTGCGAGGTAAAGCCCCTCACCACCACCCTGCCAGCCGGCGATCTCCAGTAGCGCCGCGCGCAGCAATTCAACGCCCAGGCCGTCGCGCGCCGAGAGCCATACCTCGGGCGGCTCAGTATCCACGCGGCCCGGTACGGCCACGCCAGAGAGGTCGATCTTGTTGACGACGCGCAGGGTCGGCACGCCGGCGGGTACGTGCTCGGCGATGCGGGCGTCGATGGCAGCGTCTTCGGGCGAGAGGCCGTTGGCGCGATAGTCCGCCGCATCCAGCAGATGCAGCACGACATCGGCGCGGGCGATGGCGGCCCAGGTGCGCTCGATTCCGATGCGCTCGACTTCGTCTTCCGTATCGCGCAGGCCCGCCGTATCGACGATGTTCAGCGGGATGCCTTCAATCTGAATCGTCTGCTGCACCTTATCGCGCGTGGTGCCGGCAATCGGCGTGACGATGGCAAGCTCCGCGCCGGCCAGCGCATTGAGCAGCGACGACTTGCCGACGTTCGGCTGCCCCGCCAGCACCACGTGCAGGCCTTCGCGCAGCAGCGCACCCTGGCGCGCTTGCGCCAGCACGCCTTCGACGGCCGTGCGAATGCCGGCGAGCTGTCCGCGCGCGTCGGAGGCCTCCAGAAAGTCGATTTCCTCTTCCGGAAAATCCAGCGTCGCCTCCACCAGCATGCGCAGATGAATCACGCGCTCGACCAGCGCATGCACCGCCTGCGAAAACGCGCCATCGAGCGAACGCGCTGCCGAACGTGCGGCAGCTTCGGTACTGGCCTCGATCAGGTCGGCGACGGCCTCGGCCTGCGCCAGATCCATCTTGTCGTTGAGGAAAGCGCGGCGTGTGAACTCGCCGGGCTCCGCCACGCGCAGGCCGATCTCGCGACCAGCGGCCAGGCAGCGTTGCAGCAGCAGTTGCATCACGACGGGGCCGCCGTGCCCCTGCAGCTCAAGCACGTCTTCGCCCGTGTACGAATGCGGCGCGGGAAACCACAGCGCGATGCCGCGGTCGATCGCATTGCCGTTGGCGTCGAGGAAGGGCAGGTAAGTTGCCTGGCGCGGCATCAGCAGGCGTCCGCACACGGCTTGCATGACGGTGCGTACGTCGGGCCCCGACACGCGCACCACGCCAATGCCGCCCCGCCCAGGGGCGGTGGCAATCGCGGCGATGGGGATCGTGAGGGTGGGCGCACGTGGCGTGGCGGAAGCGTTCGGCAAGGCGGTGGGGTGGTCATCAGCGGTCATGGGCGGTATTGTGCGGCAGCCGCGCAGTTGCGCGCCAGTTTCCAGCCCTGGAGATTCGGATGATCGATCACACCGGCGTCGTCGTCAGCGACTTTGAGGCCAGCAAGCGGTTCTACGAACAGGCACTCGGCGCCATTGGCCTGGGCAAGGTGCTGGAGTTTCCTGCAGCCGTCACCGGCCACACCGATGTGGCGGGCTTTGGGCCTCCGGGGAAGGCGGAGTTCTGGATTTCAGCAGCGATGGCGGGGCAGGAGCCGAACAAGCCGCCGCTGCACGTGGCTTTCCGCGTCGCCAGGCGTGCCGAGGTGGAGGCTTTCTACGCTGCGGCAATGGCCGCAGGCGGCACTGACAATGGCGCACCCGGCGTGCGCGCGCACTATCACCCGAACTACTACGGCGCTCTCGTGCGCGACCCGGACGGCCACAACATCGAGGCCGTCTGCCACGCTCCCAGGTGAAGCACTTGAAGCGCTTCAAGGTGGCGTAAAAAAGGGCACCCGAAGGTGCCCCTTTTTGTTGAAGCGCATTCGCCTTACTTGGCGGGTGCCGCCTTCTTGTTGGTGCCCAGCATGCGGTTGATCGACCATTGCTGCGCGATCGACAGGCAGTTGTTCACCACCCAGTACAGCACCAGGCCGGCCGGGAAGAAGAAGAACATCACCGAGAACGCGATCGGCATGAACATCATGACCTTGGCCTGCACCGGATCCGGCGGGGTCGGGTTGAGCCTGGTCTGCACGAACATCGACACGGCCATCAGCACCGGCAGGATGTAGAACGGGTCAGGCGTGGACAGATCGTGCACCCAGCCGATCCAAGGCGCACCGCGCATTTCAACCGACGACAGCAGCGCCCAGTACAACGCCATGAACACCGGAATCTGGATCACGATCGGCAGGCAGCCGCCGAGCGGATTGACCTTCTCGGTGCGGTACAGCGTCATCATCTCCTGGTTCATCTTCTGCGGATCGCCCTTGTGGCGCTCGCGGATGGCCGTCATGCGCGGCTGCAGGTCTTTCATCTTGGCCATCGAGCGGTAGCTCGTGGCCGACAGCGGGAAGAACACCAGCTTGATCAGCACCGTGAGCGCGACGATCGACCAGCCCCAGTTGCCCAGCATCGCGTGGATCTTTTCCAGCAGCCAGAACAGCGGCTTGGCAACGATGGTCAGCCAACCGTAGTCCTTCACCAAATCCAGGCCCGGCGTGATGGCCTCCAGCATGCGCGCTTGCTGCGGGCCGGCGAACAGGCGTGCCGTTGCCGACACACTGGCGCCCGGCGCGACCGTGCCCAGCGGCTCTTGGATGCCGATGCGGTAGAAGTTGGTGTCGACGCGGTTGACGTAGTACTCGCGCTTGACGTTGTTTGCCGGAATCCAGGCCGATGCAAAGTAGTGCTGCACCATCGCCACCCAGCCGCTGTCGGTCGGGGCCGGCACCTGTGCCTTGCCCTTGTCGATGTCGGCGAAGGTGATCTTGTGGAACTTGTCGCCGTCGGTGTACACGGCCGGGCCGGTGAACGTGCTGTAGAAGCGCGAGTGCTCCACAGCGCCGCCGTCACGAGCCAGTTCCAGGTACAGCGTCGGATTGATCGGCGCTGCGCCGTCGTTGGTCACGTCGAAGCGCGTGTCGATCACGTAGCTGCCGCGCTTGAAGACGTACGTCTTGGCCAGCTTGGCGCCGCCCTTGTCGGCGGTGAGCGTGATCGACACATCGTTGCCCGTGCCCAAGTCGCGCGGGCCGGCCGATGCCGTGAACACCGTCGTGTGGTTCGGGAAGTCGCCGCCGATCAGGCCCGAGCGCGCCAGATAGGTCCGCTCGACGCTGCGGTCGAACAGCACCATCGGGTTGCCGTCGTGGTCTTTCTGACCAAGCAGTTCGAGCTTGGTGACGATGGCGCCGTCGGTGTCGATGGTGGCGCGCAGCAGGTCGGTCGAGATGACGATCTTTTCCGAAGCCGGTGCCTGCGAAGCGGCGCCCGTAGCCGGGGCGGCTTGCGACCCGGCAGCAGCCGTCGCGGAGGCGCTGTTCGGCACGTCGCCTGCTGGCGTGCTGCCCGGCGCGGCGGCTGTGGTCGTGGCCGTTTGCGGCGTCGGGAAGAACATCGACTGGTGGCCATTCGCGCGTTGCCAGTTGTCGAACAGCAGGACAACCGCCAGCGAGAAGATCACCCAGAGAATGGTGCGTTTGATATCCATGTCGGATTACGGTCTGGGAAGGTGAAGCCAGCGCCGAAAAGCGGCTGCGCGGCCCGATCTTGAACCTGCGATGCTCACCGTACCCTTGTACGGTTGCGCTTCTCGGTCCAACTTTGGGCTGCTCGCTACGTTTTCCGGCACTGCCTGGATCGACGGCCGCGCAGGCTGGGAGTCAGCTGCGGTCGCGTCGGTCGATGCGGGATCGGGGGAGCGGGGCACAGCGTCGCCAGCAGCGGGCGGCACAGGATCATACCCGCCTTGTGCGAACGGATGGCAGCGGCATAGACGTTTTGCCGCAAGATAACTGCCGTAACCCGGCCCGTGAGTGAGCACGGCGTCGCGCGCGTAGTCGGAACAGGTCGGGAGGAAACGGCATTGCGCGCCCACAAACGGGCTGAACGCCACTTTGTAGATGCGCAGCAGAAACAGCAGCACGCGCGTCATGGCGTGCTCCCAGCGGTGGGCTGGGAGGGGGCGGCAGCAGGTGGTGCCGGCAGCGGGCGCGTCGCAATCTCGAACAGATGCACCAGCTCTTCGCGGCAGATGCGCTTGAAGGCGGCGACGGTCGGCACGTCTTGACGCGGAAACTTGGCCTGCAGACGGATCAGCACGTCGCGCCCGCCTAGCAGAGGCTGCCGCAGGCGGAACAACTCGCGGCACTGCCGCTTGATGAGGTTGCGCTCGACAGCACGCTTGGCGAATTTCTTGCCGATTACCACACCGAGGCGGGCTTGAGCGGCGCCGTTGGCGCGCACATACAGCACGAAGTGACGACTACGCCGGACAGGCCGCAAAGCAAAAACGGATGAAAACTCATCCGTTTTTGTCAGCCTCGCGGCCTTGGGGTAGGCGTGCAGGCCCATCGCCAGCGTGCCGCAAAGCCATGGGTAACGGCCAGGAGCCGCCACCCTCGGCGCGGCCGTCTTTAGATGGCCAGGCGCTTACGACCCTTGGCGCGGCGTGCGTTCAGCACGGCACGGCCACCACGGGTCTTCATACGGACACGGAAACCGTGGGTGCGCTTGCGACGGGTAACGGAAGGTTGATAGGTACGCTTCATGATGCACTCTCTTGTTAATGGGTGGTGCGGACATTGCCGCACGCGCCGGGCCTAGGGCTACCGCCGCGGCCTGGTGTCGATTCAGTCAGAGAAATCGCCCACGCAGACTGCCGTGCGCTATGTTGTTCAGGT encodes:
- a CDS encoding low molecular weight protein tyrosine phosphatase family protein yields the protein MRVLFICSRNRLRSPTAEAVFARWPNVETDSAGLAPDADVQLDADQLDWAEVIFVMERGHRQRLSQRFGARLRGKRVVCLDIPDDYVFMQSELVALLEKRVGPYLRS
- a CDS encoding NUDIX hydrolase, which encodes MSTYPVSIKGVLRVPTGEVVLLLNEREEWELPGGRIERGESSADCLIREIAEELNVRVEVGDPIDTYLFEVVPGKHVFIATYACALVGPFEPTVSHEHKRLGGFAPDALPTNMPEGYRASIAAALQASV
- the mnmE gene encoding tRNA uridine-5-carboxymethylaminomethyl(34) synthesis GTPase MnmE, whose protein sequence is MPIAAIATAPGRGGIGVVRVSGPDVRTVMQAVCGRLLMPRQATYLPFLDANGNAIDRGIALWFPAPHSYTGEDVLELQGHGGPVVMQLLLQRCLAAGREIGLRVAEPGEFTRRAFLNDKMDLAQAEAVADLIEASTEAAARSAARSLDGAFSQAVHALVERVIHLRMLVEATLDFPEEEIDFLEASDARGQLAGIRTAVEGVLAQARQGALLREGLHVVLAGQPNVGKSSLLNALAGAELAIVTPIAGTTRDKVQQTIQIEGIPLNIVDTAGLRDTEDEVERIGIERTWAAIARADVVLHLLDAADYRANGLSPEDAAIDARIAEHVPAGVPTLRVVNKIDLSGVAVPGRVDTEPPEVWLSARDGLGVELLRAALLEIAGWQGGGEGLYLARERHLAALRTAREHLATAAEHADQQAQSLDLFAEELRLAQEALNSITGAFSSDDLLGVIFSRFCIGK
- a CDS encoding VOC family protein; the encoded protein is MIDHTGVVVSDFEASKRFYEQALGAIGLGKVLEFPAAVTGHTDVAGFGPPGKAEFWISAAMAGQEPNKPPLHVAFRVARRAEVEAFYAAAMAAGGTDNGAPGVRAHYHPNYYGALVRDPDGHNIEAVCHAPR
- the yidC gene encoding membrane protein insertase YidC; protein product: MDIKRTILWVIFSLAVVLLFDNWQRANGHQSMFFPTPQTATTTAAAPGSTPAGDVPNSASATAAAGSQAAPATGAASQAPASEKIVISTDLLRATIDTDGAIVTKLELLGQKDHDGNPMVLFDRSVERTYLARSGLIGGDFPNHTTVFTASAGPRDLGTGNDVSITLTADKGGAKLAKTYVFKRGSYVIDTRFDVTNDGAAPINPTLYLELARDGGAVEHSRFYSTFTGPAVYTDGDKFHKITFADIDKGKAQVPAPTDSGWVAMVQHYFASAWIPANNVKREYYVNRVDTNFYRIGIQEPLGTVAPGASVSATARLFAGPQQARMLEAITPGLDLVKDYGWLTIVAKPLFWLLEKIHAMLGNWGWSIVALTVLIKLVFFPLSATSYRSMAKMKDLQPRMTAIRERHKGDPQKMNQEMMTLYRTEKVNPLGGCLPIVIQIPVFMALYWALLSSVEMRGAPWIGWVHDLSTPDPFYILPVLMAVSMFVQTRLNPTPPDPVQAKVMMFMPIAFSVMFFFFPAGLVLYWVVNNCLSIAQQWSINRMLGTNKKAAPAK
- the rnpA gene encoding ribonuclease P protein component, with the translated sequence MGLHAYPKAARLTKTDEFSSVFALRPVRRSRHFVLYVRANGAAQARLGVVIGKKFAKRAVERNLIKRQCRELFRLRQPLLGGRDVLIRLQAKFPRQDVPTVAAFKRICREELVHLFEIATRPLPAPPAAAPSQPTAGSTP
- the rpmH gene encoding 50S ribosomal protein L34, whose protein sequence is MKRTYQPSVTRRKRTHGFRVRMKTRGGRAVLNARRAKGRKRLAI